In Alkalihalobacillus sp. AL-G, the genomic stretch GCTCGTAATCAAATCGTCGAACGTTTCGCCAACCTGAGGTTGCTTCTGAATCATCTGTAAAGCCTTCAGCACATCCTGGCGGCTAATGATCCCTTGTAAAATCTGCTGCGAATCGATGACCGGCAGCAATTCAATCCCTTCCCAAATCATCATATGTGCGGCATTAGCAACTGACGTCGTTCCTTTTACCGTAATCGGGTTTTTCGTCATCACCTTCTCAATCGAAACATGATGATCAATACCGATGATGTCCTTAGAGGTGACAACACCGACAATTCGCATCGAATGATCTACGACCGGATAACGGCTGTGCCCGGTCGTATTATTCAACTCATACCAAGTTGCTACAGAATCTTTTTTCGTTAAATAATCAGTGTTGGAAACGGGAGTCGTTATATCACTGACGAGTACGATTTCCTTTTTGATCAATTGGTCGTAGATCGCTCTATTGATCATCGTTGCCACCGTAAACGTATCGTAGCTAGTTGAAATGACTGGTAGCTCAAGCTCGTCGGCAAGCTTTGTGACACTTTCATTCGTGTCGAATCCACCAGTAATCAAAACAGCCGCACCCGCTTTTAGTGCGAGAGCATGAGCTTTCGTCCGGTTTCCGACAATCAGTAAGCTATCAGGGTCGACGTAACGCATCATCGCTTCGAGCTTCATTGCACCGATTACGAATTTATTCAGTGTCTTATGAAGTCCTTGCTTTCCACCCAACACCTGACCTTCCACTACATTTACAACTTCAGCAAACGTCAGCTTTTCAATATTATCCTTCCGCTTTTTTTCAATACGTATCGTTCCAACCCGTTGGATCGTACTTACTGTTCCTTGATTTTCAGCATCCTTAATTGCCCTGTATGCTGTCCCCTCACTTACAGAAAGAGCTTTGGCGATTTGTCTAACCGAAATTTTACTTCCAATCTCTAGAGTCTCAATATGTTCTAAAATTTGTTCATGTTTTGTCGGCATTTTTTCACCAAACTTTCCATATTCCGATCAGTAATCCTTTGCTAAGTCTTTCCTATTATACTAATGAGGACCTATACATTCAATATTGTCTCACCCGTCTCCGTTTAATGGATACACGTTTTCTTGACAAGGCTTGTTCTTTGTTTTCATTAATCCGTTTAAATAGTAAGGTGGAAAAGTTCCCTCCGATGACAAGCATTGCGAATGCTAGCCAAAGAAGTGAAAACCAGGCGCTAATCCCTGTCCCCATTTCAGGCAAAAAAGGTACCGCAAAATAAACAAGTGCTATGGCAAGCAACAACGACAACAAAATTCGATTCTTCATCTCTTTCCCTCCTGATCTTTTGTAACAAAGAAATTCGTCAGCCCCTTAACAGGAAGTTCGACTAAAATCATAGCGTCATTAAAGGATGTTCAACTAAATTCGTTACATCCTGTGACAACGTTGAACTGACTCACATCGTGAGAGCGCACGTCGAACTGACGAACATCCTGCGCCTGCGGTTCTCAGTGCAAAACCGCCCAGAAGTAATGCAAATTTGTAGTCTTGTTAGCCTCAGGACTTTTTGAACCCCCTCTTGTATTAACGATATGCAATAGATCAAAGAGTAAGAAGAAAAATCATCTACAACTGAATCGATTCTCCTGACTTTAACACCTGGCCATTTTTACCATGGAGGTTCTCTACAAAAGCCTCTGGATCCTGCTCGATTACTGGAAACGTATTATAATGGACAGGGACAACAGTCTTCGCCTTCAACCAGCTTGAAGCAACTGAAGCATCGTCTGGACCCATCGTAAAATTGTCACCAATCGGTAAAAAGGCTACATCGATGCTGTTCCGCTCTCCAATCATTTTCATATCAGAAAATAAAGCTGTGTCACCCGCATGATAAACAGTTTTGCCTTCTGCAGTAAACAAAATTCCAGACGGCATCCCAGTATATACGACTGTTCCGTCTTCCTCATTGAAGCTCGAGCCGTGGAATGCTTGTGTGAA encodes the following:
- a CDS encoding DRTGG domain-containing protein, translating into MPTKHEQILEHIETLEIGSKISVRQIAKALSVSEGTAYRAIKDAENQGTVSTIQRVGTIRIEKKRKDNIEKLTFAEVVNVVEGQVLGGKQGLHKTLNKFVIGAMKLEAMMRYVDPDSLLIVGNRTKAHALALKAGAAVLITGGFDTNESVTKLADELELPVISTSYDTFTVATMINRAIYDQLIKKEIVLVSDITTPVSNTDYLTKKDSVATWYELNNTTGHSRYPVVDHSMRIVGVVTSKDIIGIDHHVSIEKVMTKNPITVKGTTSVANAAHMMIWEGIELLPVIDSQQILQGIISRQDVLKALQMIQKQPQVGETFDDLITSHIHELDDEDDESYVCEVTPQMTSYLGTLSYGVMTTLVSEVGSKALRKQKKGDLVVENITLYFLKPVQMESKLVIQPKILELSRRYGKVDVEIYHGGQVVGKALMMAQLIDRNL
- a CDS encoding metal-dependent hydrolase, with amino-acid sequence MKVTYYGHSVVEIKVNGKSIWIDPFITGNDQCHLNAGEVEADVILLTHGHNDHVGDTVEIAKKNNSLVIAPFELANFIGSKGVDAHPMHIGGAHEFVFGKVKFTQAFHGSSFNEEDGTVVYTGMPSGILFTAEGKTVYHAGDTALFSDMKMIGERNSIDVAFLPIGDNFTMGPDDASVASSWLKAKTVVPVHYNTFPVIEQDPEAFVENLHGKNGQVLKSGESIQL